In a single window of the Lebetimonas sp. JH292 genome:
- a CDS encoding ROK family protein, with translation MILAIDIGGTFFRYKFGEIFEVKNTKEIDVLKEILNLIEKYKPSKLGISFAGQVDNGKILSSPNIDIKSIDLKEYIKIPFILENDLNCAAVAESRYWKSKFLVALYSGTGLGAGIIENGKLVRGYMNLAGEIGHIPYKKTDLLCGCGKNDCLEFYASSKIEKIGGSIEEYKEALNKAVGIVASLFNPEIIVLGGGYYLHHKFEIDKKYIPNFDKVEIKTTKLKDASLIGAEFLAKEEL, from the coding sequence ATGATTTTGGCAATTGATATAGGAGGGACATTTTTTAGGTATAAGTTTGGAGAAATTTTTGAGGTTAAAAATACAAAAGAGATTGATGTTTTAAAAGAGATTTTAAATTTAATTGAAAAATATAAACCTTCAAAACTTGGAATTTCTTTTGCAGGACAGGTAGATAATGGTAAAATCCTCTCATCTCCAAATATTGATATAAAAAGCATTGATTTAAAAGAATATATAAAAATTCCTTTTATTTTAGAAAATGATTTAAACTGTGCTGCAGTTGCTGAGAGTAGATATTGGAAAAGTAAATTTTTAGTTGCACTTTATTCAGGCACTGGGCTTGGGGCTGGAATAATTGAAAATGGCAAATTAGTCAGAGGATATATGAATTTAGCAGGAGAAATTGGACATATCCCATATAAAAAAACAGATCTTTTATGCGGATGCGGGAAGAATGACTGCTTGGAATTTTATGCAAGTTCTAAAATTGAAAAAATAGGTGGAAGTATTGAAGAATATAAAGAAGCTTTAAATAAAGCGGTGGGTATAGTTGCAAGTTTATTTAATCCGGAAATTATTGTTTTAGGAGGAGGATATTATTTGCATCATAAATTTGAAATAGATAAAAAATATATTCCAAATTTTGATAAAGTTGAAATAAAAACTACAAAATTAAAAGATGCTTCGTTAATTGGAGCAGAATTTTTAGCAAAGGAAGAGTTATGA
- a CDS encoding DUF1926 domain-containing protein codes for MLEFNFHFASYGIKEGEFEGNEFIYFDEYAKRNIIIKFNKSKYFVYLIKTYNLTENGLKKTVQGVSIVIENPGKGEIGFE; via the coding sequence ATGCTCGAATTTAACTTTCATTTTGCCTCATATGGTATAAAAGAAGGAGAATTTGAAGGGAATGAATTTATTTATTTTGATGAATATGCAAAAAGAAATATAATAATAAAATTTAATAAATCAAAATATTTTGTTTATTTAATTAAAACTTATAATTTAACAGAAAATGGACTTAAAAAAACTGTGCAGGGTGTCAGTATTGTAATAGAAAATCCAGGTAAAGGGGAGATTGGTTTTGAATAG
- a CDS encoding alpha-amylase/4-alpha-glucanotransferase domain-containing protein, with product MKNLVFGLGTHELVYRKGWLKEFIEKTIDESLHFSEFYKKNKPIAYAFIENLSYEEMSEWALDADDIIELKNEKKECRFAKGSIWKRFFYKYKESNYLHKRMLCANKNESYYKLQTNDVYWHGIFGGIYLPNLRDNAYRYLIECDNLEDEFKDIDFDGNKEIKRVFENSIFAFNNKGELIEFDDRKNKFNFLNTIKRYKEFYHLTDEEKKDDNKKVKTIHEMEIKRPENIYFDDYFRYSFILRKKEDVNLEQLIKNEIPYLELEYYVKLEDNNLFFIMRTPIYKQKVYYFR from the coding sequence TTGAAAAATTTGGTCTTTGGCCTTGGGACACATGAACTCGTTTACAGAAAAGGCTGGTTAAAAGAATTTATTGAAAAAACAATTGATGAGTCTTTGCATTTTAGCGAGTTTTATAAAAAAAATAAACCTATTGCCTATGCTTTTATTGAAAACCTATCATATGAAGAAATGAGTGAATGGGCATTAGATGCTGATGATATAATCGAGCTTAAAAACGAAAAAAAAGAGTGTCGTTTTGCAAAAGGGAGTATCTGGAAGAGATTTTTTTATAAATATAAAGAGAGCAATTATCTGCATAAAAGGATGCTTTGTGCAAATAAAAATGAGAGTTATTACAAGCTTCAGACAAACGATGTTTACTGGCACGGGATTTTTGGTGGAATTTATTTACCAAATCTAAGGGATAATGCTTATAGGTATTTAATAGAGTGCGATAATTTAGAAGATGAATTTAAAGATATAGATTTTGATGGAAATAAAGAGATAAAAAGAGTATTTGAAAATTCAATTTTTGCTTTTAATAATAAAGGTGAATTAATTGAATTTGATGATAGGAAAAATAAATTTAATTTTTTAAATACCATAAAAAGATATAAAGAGTTTTATCATCTAACAGATGAAGAAAAAAAAGATGATAATAAAAAAGTAAAAACAATTCATGAAATGGAAATTAAAAGACCTGAAAATATATATTTTGATGATTATTTCAGGTATTCTTTTATACTTAGAAAAAAAGAAGATGTAAATTTAGAGCAACTTATAAAAAACGAAATCCCATATTTAGAGTTAGAATATTATGTTAAGTTGGAAGACAACAATTTGTTTTTTATAATGAGAACACCCATATATAAGCAAAAAGTTTATTATTTCCGATAA
- a CDS encoding glycoside hydrolase family 57 protein — protein sequence MDSISILWHMHQPFYYYKNKIYLPWVFLHAIKDYYDMANIAGKYNVNVTFNLTPSLLVQLDEINESKDYFISLLLKRNLQDYEKNFILNIIKSVYVDTMVKPYKRFYELFNKKDLSDSEFNDLQVFYLLSWCGEELKSRKFIQNYLNKEKFTFEEKEELIFYLLEFVKKIIPLYKSLQEKGKIQITTTPFSHPILPLLFDMENAKKANPDIVLPKIYFSLKDDAILHIKKAKEVYKNFFGFFPKAFWPAEGSISEEVIKAFKEEGVEITFSGDDVLKKVADDIYTPYEFNGIKLFFRDRYLSDLIGFNYKYFEVDDAITHFKREIESRSGNKTIILDGENAWEYYKKPYEFLHKFYQMLESINTKFFDEVDGVKKLNKIIPGSWINGDFNTWVGDEEKNRAWEMLFLSKKEIPEDENYLYAEGSDWFWWYGKGHTSIQNEIYDEIFRNYLIDIFKKHNREIPAYLLIKNFNKKQYFKPQKFLLTPKIDGKTDFFEWVGSGEIEENFGALASNLPKIYYGIDENNLYLRIDDTKYVFEGFKNIKGKIIEAVGEKKEFLKFILKSKNFEMILPSEIIKLDINEIYKNWFV from the coding sequence ATGGATAGCATAAGCATTCTTTGGCATATGCACCAGCCCTTTTATTATTATAAAAATAAAATTTACCTTCCTTGGGTTTTTTTGCATGCTATAAAAGATTATTACGATATGGCTAATATTGCCGGCAAATACAATGTAAATGTAACTTTTAATCTTACACCTTCACTTTTAGTTCAGTTAGATGAGATTAATGAAAGTAAAGATTATTTTATTTCTCTTTTGCTTAAAAGAAATTTGCAAGATTATGAAAAAAACTTTATTTTAAATATTATAAAAAGTGTTTATGTTGATACAATGGTAAAACCTTATAAAAGATTTTATGAGCTTTTTAATAAAAAAGATTTGAGTGATAGCGAATTTAATGATTTGCAGGTGTTTTATCTTTTATCATGGTGTGGGGAAGAGCTTAAAAGCAGAAAATTTATTCAAAATTATCTAAATAAAGAGAAATTTACTTTTGAAGAAAAAGAAGAACTTATTTTTTATCTTTTAGAATTTGTAAAAAAAATTATTCCTTTATATAAATCTTTGCAAGAGAAAGGGAAAATTCAAATTACTACAACACCTTTTTCACATCCAATTTTGCCTCTTTTATTTGATATGGAAAATGCAAAAAAAGCAAATCCAGATATAGTTTTGCCAAAAATATATTTTTCTCTCAAAGATGACGCTATTTTGCATATTAAAAAAGCAAAAGAGGTTTATAAAAATTTTTTTGGGTTTTTTCCAAAAGCATTTTGGCCGGCTGAGGGGTCTATAAGTGAAGAGGTTATAAAAGCTTTTAAGGAAGAGGGGGTTGAAATAACTTTCAGCGGTGATGACGTTTTAAAAAAAGTAGCTGATGATATTTATACCCCTTATGAATTTAATGGTATAAAACTTTTTTTTAGAGACAGATATTTAAGCGATTTGATAGGGTTTAATTATAAATATTTTGAAGTTGATGATGCCATTACTCATTTCAAAAGAGAAATAGAAAGCAGAAGTGGGAATAAAACTATTATTTTAGACGGTGAAAATGCATGGGAATATTACAAAAAACCGTATGAATTTTTGCATAAGTTTTATCAAATGCTTGAAAGTATTAATACAAAATTTTTTGATGAGGTAGATGGAGTTAAGAAACTTAATAAAATCATTCCCGGAAGTTGGATAAATGGAGATTTTAATACATGGGTTGGGGATGAAGAGAAAAATAGGGCTTGGGAGATGCTTTTTTTATCAAAAAAAGAAATTCCTGAAGATGAGAATTATTTATATGCCGAAGGGAGCGACTGGTTCTGGTGGTATGGGAAAGGGCATACATCTATTCAAAATGAAATTTATGATGAAATATTCAGAAATTATCTAATTGATATTTTTAAAAAACACAACAGGGAGATTCCCGCATATCTGCTTATTAAAAATTTCAATAAAAAACAGTATTTTAAACCCCAAAAGTTTTTATTAACTCCAAAAATAGATGGAAAAACCGATTTTTTTGAATGGGTTGGAAGCGGGGAGATTGAGGAAAATTTTGGCGCTTTGGCTTCAAATTTGCCTAAAATATATTATGGAATAGATGAAAATAATCTTTATCTGAGAATTGATGATACCAAATATGTTTTTGAAGGATTTAAAAATATAAAAGGAAAAATTATTGAAGCGGTTGGTGAAAAAAAAGAATTTTTAAAATTTATTTTAAAAAGTAAAAATTTTGAAATGATTCTTCCAAGTGAAATAATAAAACTTGATATAAATGAAATTTACAAAAACTGGTTTGTATAA
- a CDS encoding sugar phosphate nucleotidyltransferase — MREYTAVIMAGGFGTRIQPLTHSTPKPMLPVTNIPMMEHILEKLVDFGMKEVVILLYYKPEVIKNYFGDGSRWGVKINYVLPDSDYGTAGAVKKAEEFLNKPFLIISGDLVTDFDLKKIFAFHEEKNSKLTITLTTVNNPLQFGIVIVNEDGEIEQFLEKPSWGEVFSDTINTGIYIIEPEILDYIPKNTPFDFSKDLFPKLMNEGIKLYGYTAQGYWRDVGNPDSYRDVHIDIFNGKVKYNYPGRRIRYLDGILHLMGEAKIDKSVEIVGEVVLDDGVVLEKGVKLQNCSIGKNTKIGMNSKIRDSIVWENVTIGENCVFDYSVICKNTIIENDVIAKNGCVIAENVKVGKLTRIEKDVTIWPDKEIEPASIVTSNVVFGTKLKNAIFENGIASGKVNTEISCDMACRLGEAFGSLFPKGAKIMVGRDETRNARMLKRAFVGGLLSTGIDVIDLKALPPTVLRFNVNANDEIAGGAYFRLALSSPGDIEIILYNEFGLRINSSISKALEKNYFNEKFRRVEFSDVGMIHDFDVNIFEYCNNYENKIKEIIDHQIIKDNEFKIVIDLMFGITKEVFPKLLNEMKIENIILNAYSDENRLLNIYNYKDRAKKEISKIVTSLKFDMGAIIFPHGQRLNLITEKGEVLDKIKALIAVLNLLNIDAKAGDKKYKVFLPMWAPDYMDENFKYLEIYRGRYSNFDYKKLKEYNLIATIDGNFAFTEFAPHRDAMFSLLKIMELLTRHDLKLGEITGIETNFYYKKEKIECPQFKKGKVMKEFLKVAKNKKYKKNGGIKVYEEDNNWVLLIPDETSEHINIYIQAENSEIGEKMFEHYKGLINKWIA, encoded by the coding sequence ATGAGAGAATATACAGCGGTTATTATGGCGGGGGGTTTTGGTACAAGAATTCAACCTCTAACACATTCAACCCCAAAACCTATGCTGCCGGTAACAAATATTCCCATGATGGAGCATATTTTAGAAAAACTGGTGGATTTTGGGATGAAAGAAGTTGTGATTTTGCTTTATTATAAACCAGAAGTTATAAAAAATTATTTTGGTGACGGGAGTAGATGGGGCGTAAAAATCAATTATGTTTTGCCGGACAGTGATTATGGAACGGCCGGGGCTGTAAAAAAGGCTGAAGAATTTTTAAATAAACCGTTTTTAATTATAAGCGGGGATTTGGTTACGGATTTTGATTTGAAAAAAATATTTGCTTTTCATGAAGAAAAAAATTCAAAATTAACCATTACATTAACTACGGTAAATAATCCTTTGCAGTTTGGAATTGTAATAGTAAATGAAGATGGGGAGATTGAACAGTTTTTAGAAAAACCGAGCTGGGGAGAAGTTTTTAGTGATACAATCAATACTGGTATTTATATAATAGAACCTGAAATACTTGATTATATCCCTAAAAACACCCCTTTTGATTTTTCAAAAGATTTGTTTCCAAAACTCATGAATGAAGGAATAAAACTCTATGGATATACCGCGCAAGGTTATTGGAGGGATGTTGGGAATCCGGATTCATACAGAGATGTTCATATAGATATTTTTAACGGTAAAGTCAAATATAATTATCCTGGGCGCAGAATAAGATATCTTGATGGAATTTTGCATTTAATGGGTGAAGCTAAAATCGATAAAAGCGTAGAAATTGTAGGAGAAGTGGTGCTTGACGACGGGGTTGTTTTGGAAAAAGGAGTAAAACTTCAAAACTGCTCAATCGGTAAAAATACCAAAATAGGGATGAATTCCAAAATCAGGGATTCAATTGTTTGGGAAAATGTAACTATAGGTGAAAACTGTGTATTTGATTACAGTGTAATTTGTAAAAATACAATTATTGAAAACGATGTTATTGCTAAAAACGGATGTGTAATTGCTGAGAATGTAAAGGTTGGAAAATTAACAAGAATTGAAAAAGATGTGACGATATGGCCTGATAAAGAAATAGAACCCGCCTCTATTGTAACAAGCAATGTGGTTTTTGGGACCAAACTTAAAAATGCAATTTTTGAAAACGGAATTGCAAGCGGAAAAGTAAATACGGAAATAAGCTGTGATATGGCCTGCAGACTCGGAGAAGCGTTCGGCTCACTTTTTCCAAAAGGCGCTAAAATAATGGTGGGAAGAGATGAAACAAGAAATGCGAGAATGCTGAAAAGAGCGTTTGTGGGAGGGCTTCTTTCAACCGGAATCGATGTGATTGATTTAAAAGCCCTTCCGCCGACTGTTCTCAGATTTAATGTCAATGCTAACGATGAAATAGCAGGAGGTGCGTATTTCAGACTTGCTTTAAGCTCTCCTGGTGATATAGAAATTATTCTTTATAATGAATTTGGTCTTAGAATTAATTCCAGTATATCAAAAGCATTGGAGAAAAATTATTTTAATGAAAAATTCAGAAGGGTTGAATTCAGTGATGTAGGAATGATTCATGATTTTGATGTAAATATTTTTGAATATTGCAATAATTATGAAAATAAAATAAAAGAAATAATTGATCACCAGATAATCAAAGATAATGAGTTTAAAATCGTAATAGATTTAATGTTTGGAATAACAAAAGAAGTGTTTCCAAAATTATTGAATGAAATGAAAATAGAAAATATTATTTTAAATGCATATTCCGATGAAAACAGACTTTTAAATATTTATAATTATAAAGACAGGGCAAAAAAAGAAATAAGTAAAATTGTTACTTCACTTAAATTTGATATGGGTGCAATAATTTTCCCTCATGGCCAAAGACTTAACTTAATTACTGAAAAAGGAGAAGTGCTTGATAAAATAAAAGCATTAATTGCAGTTCTTAATTTACTCAATATTGATGCAAAAGCCGGGGATAAAAAATATAAAGTGTTTTTGCCTATGTGGGCCCCTGATTATATGGATGAAAATTTTAAATATTTAGAGATTTACAGGGGCAGATATTCAAACTTTGATTATAAAAAATTAAAAGAATATAATTTGATAGCAACAATTGACGGAAATTTTGCATTTACAGAATTTGCCCCTCACAGGGATGCTATGTTCAGTCTTTTAAAAATAATGGAACTTTTAACAAGACATGACTTAAAACTTGGTGAGATTACCGGTATTGAAACAAATTTCTATTATAAAAAAGAGAAAATAGAATGCCCTCAGTTTAAAAAAGGCAAAGTGATGAAAGAGTTTTTAAAAGTTGCCAAAAATAAAAAATATAAAAAAAACGGAGGAATTAAAGTTTATGAAGAAGATAATAACTGGGTCCTTTTGATTCCTGATGAAACAAGCGAACATATAAATATTTATATTCAGGCTGAAAATTCTGAAATAGGGGAAAAAATGTTTGAACATTATAAAGGTCTGATAAATAAATGGATAGCATAA
- a CDS encoding isoamylase early set domain-containing protein, with protein sequence MIQIKKRKNKAWVSFYFNNEANEVYIMGSWNKWEKEPMKRKKDGSFYIRKSLPVNQTYEFGYLADGKWLNDENCEKINSPFGSENSVLKL encoded by the coding sequence ATGATACAGATAAAAAAAAGAAAAAATAAAGCATGGGTCAGTTTTTATTTTAATAATGAAGCAAATGAGGTTTATATAATGGGAAGCTGGAATAAGTGGGAAAAAGAACCTATGAAAAGAAAAAAAGACGGAAGCTTTTATATAAGAAAATCGCTTCCTGTTAATCAGACTTATGAATTTGGATATTTGGCAGACGGAAAATGGCTGAATGACGAAAATTGTGAGAAAATAAATTCACCGTTCGGTTCTGAAAATTCTGTATTGAAATTATGA
- the glgP gene encoding alpha-glucan family phosphorylase: MKTKNILLENFPEELINLKKIALNLWWSWNPRARELFRQIDPYLWEELSHNPISLLKRLDDNDFKALLNNHEFMKEYNLVSALFKDYLNTSKIYTDENTLPVAYFCAEFGLHHSIPIYSGGLGFLAGDILKEASDMNLPFVGVGFMYSNGYLKQVIGSDGWQNSENQNINKDEAPIERVMDKDGKQLIIQVPFIDPPIYTAVWKVNVGKVELYLLDTDIEQNSPWDRGISSHLYTPDMNQRLRQQIVLGIGGYAVLEALGIKYSILHLNEGHPAFALFERIRYFINQGFSKEEALQKVKQTSVFTTHTPLAAATDIYSFENVGSYFKDYVKTLNMDLNEFFSFGINPDNPHGFNMTILAMSLSNNINAVSKKHKNVTENIWKNFLTKKNKKIDYVTNGIHIPTWINYDLYKHYDEIIGSWLEIQDDINCFDMVDEIDDKKLWKMHQKYKIEMIEFINEKARSKWENGADPLVVIAEGALLDSDILTITFARRMTSYKRADLILKDIERLYSIIHNPKKPIQIIFAGKAHPADTPGKQIIQRIFKVCEDPRSKGRIAFIEDYNEEIAKYLLRGSDIWLNNPLLPLEASGTSGMKAGINATVHLSTLDGWWPEGYNGKNGFVIGGESSDDVKDAESIYENLEKIAELYYDRDDNVYSKKWIQIQKEAIKSITPKFSARRMMKDYLNKFYLPISTNLRRENDTDKKKKK, translated from the coding sequence ATGAAAACAAAAAACATATTACTTGAAAATTTTCCTGAGGAACTTATAAATCTTAAAAAAATAGCCCTTAATCTTTGGTGGAGCTGGAATCCGAGGGCAAGGGAATTATTCAGACAAATTGACCCTTATTTGTGGGAAGAGCTTAGTCATAACCCCATTTCCCTTCTCAAGAGGCTTGATGATAACGATTTTAAAGCACTTTTAAACAATCATGAATTTATGAAAGAATATAATCTTGTTTCGGCGCTTTTTAAAGACTATTTGAATACTTCCAAAATTTATACTGATGAAAACACCCTTCCGGTGGCATATTTTTGTGCAGAGTTTGGTCTGCATCATTCTATTCCTATTTACAGCGGAGGCCTCGGTTTTTTGGCCGGCGATATTTTAAAAGAGGCAAGCGATATGAATCTGCCTTTTGTAGGTGTAGGATTTATGTATTCAAACGGTTATTTGAAACAGGTAATAGGAAGCGACGGATGGCAAAACAGTGAAAATCAAAATATCAATAAAGATGAAGCGCCAATTGAAAGGGTTATGGATAAAGACGGGAAACAGCTAATAATCCAGGTCCCTTTTATAGACCCTCCGATTTATACGGCTGTATGGAAAGTAAATGTAGGAAAAGTTGAACTTTATCTTTTGGATACCGATATAGAGCAAAATTCACCGTGGGACAGGGGAATAAGCTCTCATCTTTATACCCCCGATATGAATCAGAGGCTACGTCAGCAAATTGTTTTAGGAATAGGCGGTTATGCCGTTCTTGAAGCACTGGGTATTAAATATTCAATTCTACATCTAAATGAGGGCCATCCCGCATTTGCGCTGTTTGAGAGAATCAGGTATTTTATAAATCAGGGATTTAGTAAAGAAGAAGCCTTGCAAAAAGTAAAACAGACTTCTGTTTTTACGACTCATACGCCTCTTGCTGCTGCAACAGATATATATTCTTTTGAAAATGTGGGCAGTTATTTTAAAGATTATGTAAAAACACTCAATATGGATTTAAATGAATTTTTCTCTTTTGGAATAAATCCGGACAATCCTCACGGATTTAATATGACGATACTTGCCATGAGTTTAAGTAACAATATTAATGCGGTATCAAAAAAACATAAAAATGTAACAGAAAATATCTGGAAAAATTTTTTAACTAAAAAAAACAAAAAAATAGATTATGTAACAAACGGAATACATATTCCCACATGGATAAACTATGATTTGTATAAACATTATGATGAGATAATAGGAAGCTGGCTTGAAATACAGGATGATATAAACTGTTTTGATATGGTTGATGAAATAGATGATAAAAAACTTTGGAAAATGCATCAAAAATATAAAATAGAGATGATTGAATTTATTAATGAAAAAGCCAGAAGTAAGTGGGAAAACGGAGCTGATCCGTTAGTTGTTATTGCCGAGGGGGCATTGCTTGACAGTGATATTTTAACCATTACTTTTGCAAGAAGAATGACAAGCTATAAAAGAGCTGATTTGATATTGAAAGATATTGAAAGGCTTTATTCCATTATTCATAATCCTAAAAAGCCGATTCAAATTATTTTTGCCGGAAAGGCGCATCCTGCCGACACCCCAGGAAAACAGATAATTCAAAGAATTTTTAAAGTTTGTGAAGACCCGAGAAGCAAGGGGAGAATTGCTTTTATTGAAGATTATAATGAAGAAATTGCAAAATATTTACTAAGAGGCAGTGATATCTGGCTTAATAATCCCCTTTTGCCGCTTGAGGCAAGCGGTACAAGCGGAATGAAAGCCGGGATTAATGCAACAGTTCATTTATCTACACTTGACGGATGGTGGCCTGAGGGATACAACGGCAAAAACGGGTTTGTTATAGGGGGTGAGTCAAGCGATGATGTAAAAGATGCCGAAAGTATTTATGAAAATCTGGAAAAAATCGCCGAACTATATTATGACAGAGACGACAACGTATATTCAAAAAAATGGATTCAGATTCAAAAAGAGGCAATAAAATCAATTACACCCAAATTTTCCGCAAGACGTATGATGAAAGATTATTTAAACAAATTTTATTTGCCAATCTCAACAAATTTAAGGAGGGAAAATGATACAGATAAAAAAAAGAAAAAATAA
- a CDS encoding lipoyl(octanoyl) transferase, whose protein sequence is MLFATHYPVYTVGEKEAKLFPFATPVKRGGSVTYFDEGTLMLYFIFNVNNPPLFFKEIRTVLNKFFNKFDKPVFYDKKKPGYYIQNRKIASLGFHYEKCRSNHGVSIHINPDLGNFNKINPCNLKGIKATSFKNEGIDISIEEVKKDLKKIIKEVFDEA, encoded by the coding sequence TTGCTTTTTGCAACACATTATCCTGTATATACTGTTGGAGAAAAAGAAGCAAAACTTTTTCCTTTTGCCACCCCCGTTAAAAGAGGCGGCAGCGTTACATATTTTGACGAAGGGACTTTAATGCTATATTTCATTTTTAATGTAAACAACCCCCCTTTGTTTTTCAAAGAAATAAGAACAGTTTTAAACAAATTTTTCAATAAATTTGACAAACCCGTTTTTTATGACAAAAAAAAGCCAGGATATTACATTCAAAACAGGAAAATAGCGTCCCTCGGGTTTCATTATGAAAAATGCCGCTCAAATCATGGAGTTTCTATTCATATAAACCCAGATTTAGGAAATTTTAATAAAATAAATCCCTGTAATTTAAAAGGAATAAAAGCCACATCCTTTAAAAATGAAGGAATTGACATTTCAATTGAAGAAGTAAAAAAAGATTTAAAAAAAATAATAAAAGAAGTTTTCGATGAAGCCTAA
- the lipA gene encoding lipoyl synthase, producing the protein MKPKVTAPSKEVISTTKNIIDKYGVNTVCYSSKCPNISECFARGTATFMILGNVCTRNCRFCGVNKGKPQKINEAEPEKVANAIKEMKLKYVVITSVDRDDLENFGSIHWHRTIEKIKEINPETKIEALTPDFRGDIEALSLLATSSADKLAHNIETAKRLHKKLKPKSSYELSLKILEFYSKYKITKSSLIVGFGEDFEEIEKTLIDLQNAGVSQITIGQYLRPSPHHYPVKKYYSHEEFKILENLAYSMGFEAVASGELVRSSYYADKL; encoded by the coding sequence ATGAAGCCTAAAGTAACAGCCCCAAGCAAAGAGGTAATTTCAACTACCAAAAACATTATCGATAAATACGGCGTTAATACCGTCTGCTACTCTTCAAAATGCCCGAATATAAGCGAATGCTTCGCAAGAGGCACTGCCACTTTTATGATTTTGGGAAATGTATGCACCAGAAACTGCAGATTTTGCGGTGTTAATAAGGGAAAACCTCAAAAAATCAATGAAGCTGAGCCTGAAAAAGTAGCAAATGCCATAAAAGAAATGAAACTTAAATATGTCGTAATAACATCGGTTGACAGGGATGATTTAGAAAATTTTGGAAGTATTCACTGGCACAGGACAATTGAAAAAATAAAAGAAATTAATCCTGAAACAAAAATAGAAGCCCTAACGCCTGATTTTAGAGGTGATATAGAGGCTTTATCTTTATTAGCTACTTCAAGTGCAGATAAATTAGCTCATAATATAGAAACAGCAAAAAGACTCCATAAAAAACTAAAACCTAAATCATCTTATGAATTATCTCTAAAAATTCTTGAATTCTATTCAAAATACAAAATAACGAAATCTTCTTTAATAGTAGGATTTGGTGAGGATTTTGAAGAAATTGAAAAAACATTAATAGATTTACAAAATGCAGGAGTTTCTCAAATTACAATAGGCCAGTATCTTCGTCCCTCACCTCATCATTATCCTGTGAAAAAATATTATTCTCATGAAGAATTTAAAATTCTTGAAAATTTGGCTTACTCAATGGGATTTGAAGCGGTTGCAAGTGGTGAATTAGTTAGAAGCAGTTACTATGCAGATAAGTTATAA